GTATAGTCAGCcaaatatttgttttatgaaaCACTTGTGAGTTCTTGGCTTGCGTACCAAGCATCACAGTTGTAGTGAGCAAGCCAAGTTCACATTCAACCCTTGAAATTAAAGAACCGCTGATCttcttaaagaaaagatttatatatatatttacaagTCAAAATGGTTCCTGATATTGGAAGTCCACGTATCACAAGAAGAAGTCTTAAAGAAGCTGTAATTGTAGTAATAGTAGTATGTTAGCTTTACATTCCAACGCTCGACAGGGTTCTATGAAATACTCTTTGGTTTTCACGTCGAGTCGACGCCGCTAAATCTCAATTTATGTATAAAGTAGAAGTAGGACTTCTTGATGCATTGACGATTTGTCAGATTTTACTTGCAAAAGCCAAATAAAgaactttttgattttattcACGATCCTGAATGGATCGTTATAAATAACAGCATACTTGCTCAAGTACTTTGAGTTCCAATTGTTCACTACGACTGTTTATATGAATCTCTCGAACAACACCATTGTACTAAACCAAcattttggtttcttactttattctcaaattttgattcaattcaaataaaattacTTATAtcagctttcttttcttattttttgcatttttttgcGACTATTTGACCGACTGCTTTGGATGAATTATTAATAATTTACTATCGTTCGTACCCCTATAATTGCAAACTCGGCATCTTGAAATATTTAATAAacactttcttttttacttacTGGACAATAAAAGTTCTAGTTCATATTCGCTTTGTGTTGTTTTTCCAACTATTAACAAATTCTTCATGAAATCcatgatttctttgaattgtAAAAGCAACTTGCTACTGAAATCACTAAACGTTTTCTCTAAAAGAAGTTATAACACCTTAGATGCATGGTCCAATATACCTGAACACATTAAAGTCAAACAAGGCCGGCGATTGTTTTTGCAGAATGGACATCCTTTATGCAGTCTTCGCGAGTTACTACAGCAacaattcaaagaaaagcCAATTAATATAGTCGCAAAAGAATCACCAGCTGTCTCGACTATCACAAATTTCGACTCCTTGGGAATTCCAAAAACGCATGTTAGTAGGAGTAAATCGGACACTTATTATGTTAATAAAGATACCTGTTTGAGAACGCATACTTCGGCTCATCAATTGGAAGAGTTTCAGAATCTTGCTGAGAGTAAAATGTCAAAGAAAGGCTTCCTAATCACCGCGGATGTATATCGACGAGACGAGGTAGATGCTAGTCATTATCCtatttttcatcaaatggAAGGCGCTTATTTATGGGATCGGAATGATAAAGGAAGCATGCTAAGAGATCTTGAGTCAGTAAAGCTCGATaataatttacaaaaacttGTTATCGACGAAGCGACCTTGGAAAACCATGATGATCTACAGGAAGTTTactcttcaaaagaaaccGAGCTTGCATCTATACATCTTAAAAATTCCTTGACTCTTACAATTCACAATTTAGTTTTAATGACTCCAGACAGTGGGCTTGATAAAAGTCAAGTTCGTTACCGTTGGACATATGATTCTTTCCCTTTTACACAGCCATCTTTTCAGCTCGAAATCCTTTGGAAAGGAGCATGGCTGGAAATCCTAGGCTGTGGTGTTGTTCgtgaaaatattttaacGCATGCCGGAATTCAAAACCATGTAGGATGGGCCTTTGGTATTGGTTTAGAACGTCTGGCAATGATCCTTTACGGTATACCCGACATTCGTTTATTTTGGACAACTGACGATCGATTTCGTCAACAATTTACTCCAAACAACATAACTACGTTCCAGCCTTACAGTAAGTATCCTTTATGCTATAAGGATATATCATTTTGGATTGATGAGTCTTTTACGGCTAACgatttctttgaaatcaTTAGGGACGTTTGCAAAGATTTGGTGGAATCTGTCGACTTGATCGACCAATACACAACAAAAGCAGGAAAAACAAGTCTCTGTTACAGGGTCAATTATAGAAGTATGGAAAAGTCATTGAAGAACGAGGATGTTGACTTACTCCAAGACAACTTACGAAAAGCAAtggcttcttctttaaacaTTCAACTTCGCTAAAAGAGTGACGAAAAGAATCTCATTGCttataatttatattcGTAAATGatataattttattaatttcttttaaccATTAATCCCAAACcccaaagaaaaacaaaaagacaGAATGCGCGTGGAAACGAGCGATcattaaaacaaagaaaaaattaacCAAATTCTCTTAATAAAACGAATGTAATAATTATAGCAAACATTTGGTTTTATGAATGAGTAGAAAGTACGATTGGcttttttgtattcaaaTTCACTACTGGAATTTAAGTAAAGTAGCCAATTGAGGAATAGCACCTTTTCCTATTAAATAATGTACAGAATTCGTTGCCTTTCGAGAAACAGCAAACTCCAAAGACTGTGCCAAAAAGCCATCAATGCGGAACTTTGTCCAACGCATCTGGGCAAGGTTAAACCAGAAACCGTAGACGATATCCAAAAGATCTACAGAATCCTTTATTATACATTGTTCAAATGCGGGTTGGAAAACTGTTTCAACATCGTTCTCTTCTTTATGCAGT
The nucleotide sequence above comes from Schizosaccharomyces osmophilus chromosome 3, complete sequence. Encoded proteins:
- the msf1 gene encoding mitochondrial phenylalanyl-tRNA synthetase Msf1 — its product is MKSMISLNCKSNLLLKSLNVFSKRSYNTLDAWSNIPEHIKVKQGRRLFLQNGHPLCSLRELLQQQFKEKPINIVAKESPAVSTITNFDSLGIPKTHVSRSKSDTYYVNKDTCLRTHTSAHQLEEFQNLAESKMSKKGFLITADVYRRDEVDASHYPIFHQMEGAYLWDRNDKGSMLRDLESVKLDNNLQKLVIDEATLENHDDLQEVYSSKETELASIHLKNSLTLTIHNLVLMTPDSGLDKSQVRYRWTYDSFPFTQPSFQLEILWKGAWLEILGCGVVRENILTHAGIQNHVGWAFGIGLERLAMILYGIPDIRLFWTTDDRFRQQFTPNNITTFQPYSKYPLCYKDISFWIDESFTANDFFEIIRDVCKDLVESVDLIDQYTTKAGKTSLCYRVNYRSMEKSLKNEDVDLLQDNLRKAMASSLNIQLR